GTTGCCGTTGTCATCGAAGCGGCCGGGGCCGATTGCAACAACTTCGCCTTCCTGCGGCTTCTCCTGTGCGGAGTCCGGAATTACCAGGCCGGAAGCCGTGGTCTGCTCTGCTTCGAGCGGGCGAACAACAATACGATCCTCAAGAGGCTTAATCGAGACCGACACTCGGACTCTCCTTTTCATGAGCTGATTCATGGACTAAGAACTAGGGTGCCGGAGCGTACAACCGTCGTCGCGGTGCCGGAAGACGCTTGGCGTGATTAGCACCCTCCGGGGGAGAGTGCTAACAAGACTCTATGTAAGCGTTAGCACTCGGTCAAGGTGAGTGCCAGCATTTCGTCATGGGTGAACGTTCGTCACCTGCCGGTGAGGTCGTCCAGATCGTAGTCTTCGCCGTCATCGTCTTCGTCCAGCGGAGCGTTGCCACGGTTCAGATACAGCACCACGGCGGCGGCAACGGCCACGACGCCGGAGATCACCAGCGTGATGATTCCACCGGTCCTGGCTCCGCTGTAAAGTTCGCGGATGCCTCGCGCTTCATCCGTGGCGTCATTGACGCTTTTGCCAGCGACGGAGTAGGTGGCGGCATTGAAGGAATCCAACGCGAAGATAATGACGAGCAGGCCGATGCACACCACCGCGATCACTCCCCCTGCTATGAGGGCGGGGCGCGCGAATTTTGCCATGGTTGAGGGGTGCGGGGCTGCGTTGTCTTCCATGAAAACAACCTTATCGGGCTGATTAGCCGGTCACGCTGTCAAGTGCCGCGCCGTTAGGCTTGATCCCATGCCTCACGCACCGCAGGAACAGATCGCCCCCTTGCTGACCACCGAAGGATGGGAACTTCTTGCCTCCCTGGGGCCCTACCGGGAGGCCGATTCGTTCAGCGTCAACGCGCACCTTCGGAAGGCCGGTCACTCCCCCGAACTCGTGGCCGCGGTGCTCACGCAATCCCGGCTGCGGACACGCGCAGAGGCAAAGTTCGGCGAGTTTGCCCGGCAGATGCTGTTCACCCAAGCCGGTTTGGAACAGGCCACGCGATTGAACGTCGCAGCCCGGCACGCGGAGCGCTTTGCGAAGGCCGGCATCTCGCACGTTGCAGACCTCGGCTGCGGCCTTGGCGCCGATTCCATGGCGATGGCGTCAATGGACATTTCCGTGACCGCCGTTGAGATGGATGAAACCACTGCCGCCTGCGCCACCATCAATCTCATGCCCTTCCCGCATGCCACCGTGGTGCATGCGGATGCAACCTCCGTAGAGTTGGACGGGATGGACGGGGTATGGCTGGATCCTGCCCGCCGAACCACGTCCACGTCCGGAACCAAGCGGATTTGGGATCCTGAAGCCTTCTCTCCCCCGCTGTCCTTCGTAGAACGTCTGGCGGCGACCGGCCGCGCTATCGGCGTCAAGATGGGTCCCGGCATTCCCCACGACTCCGTGCCCCCAGGCTGTGAAGCCCAGTGGGTCTCAGTGGGCGGAGACGTCACCGAAGTGACCCTCTGGTTCAACGCTGTGGCGCGCCCCGGCGTGCGTCGGGCCGCGCTGGTGATCGGCAACCAGGGCGCCGCTGAAATCACCAGCGGCGCGGATTTCGACGGCGGTCCGGTGGCCGCCGTCGGGCCCGTTGAGGGCTTCCTCTACGAACCGGATGGTGCGGTGATCCGCGCAGGACTGGTGGCCGACGTCGCCGGAAGGCTGGGCGGGCACCTCGTGGACGAGCACATCGCCTACATCTGCGCCCCCGAGCTTCACGACACCCCTTTCGCCCGCGCCTTCAAGGTGCTTGAGGTGATGCCGTACAACGTCAAGGCCCTGAAGGCCTGGGTGAAGAACCAGGGCATCACTGTGCTGGACATCAAGAAGCGCGGCACTGCCGTGACGCCGGAAGAACTTCGGAAGCAATTGCTGCCTGCCAAGCCCGTCAAAGGCAAGGATGCGAAAACAGCCACCCTGGTCCTCACCAGGATCGGCGAGGAAAGAGTGGCTGTTGTCGTGGAGCCGGTGACGGCCTAGAGCGTCAGCGGCGCGAGAACTCCGAGGCTTCCCGGACCTGCTCGGCGCTAGGTCGCACACCCGTGTACAGGACAAACTGCTCCTCAGCCTGGATGGCGATGACCTCGGCACCCGTGATCACAGGCTTACCGGCGGAGCGTGCGGCGGAGATAAGGGGCGTCTCCGAAGGCAAGGCGACGACGTCGAACACCACCTGTGCAGCGGCGATCGTGGCGTCGTCGAAGGACTGGGCGGTTTCATCCGCACCTGCCATTCCCAGCGGCGTGACGTTAATGATGAGATCGGCTGTGGAGCCGTTGACGTCATCCTGCCAAGCGAAGCCGTAGAGATCTGCCAGCGCGCGGCCGGTGTCCTCGTTGCGGGCCACGATGGTGACGGCGGTGAACCCGGCGTCCCGAAGTGCTGCGGCTACGGCCTTCGCCATGCCGCCTGCACCGCGGAGGAGCACGCTGTGGCTGTTGGGAACCTGATGGTCCTTCAGCAGCCGGGCAATGGCGATGTAGTCCGTGTTGTAGGCAGTCAGCACGCCATTGTCGTTGACGATGGTGTTCACCGAATCGATGGCCTTGGCCGACGGGTCCATGACGTCAACCAGCGGGATGACGGCTTCCTTGTACGGCATGGACACCGCGGCGCCCCGGATCGGGAGGCCGCGGATGCCAGCCACTGCAAGGGCGATGTCCGCCGGGGCGAATGCCTTGTAGACAAAGTTCAGGCCGAGCAGATCGTACAAATAATTGTGGAACCTGGTCCCGATATTGCTGGGCCGGGCCGCAAGCGAAATGCACAGGGACATGTCTTTGTTCAGGATTGGCATTCCCCCATTAAACACGCCCATTTATCAGCGACGTGCGGTTAGCCCTGCCGCGCCTTCATCCGTGGGTTGTTCTTGTTGATGACGAACGTCCGTCCACGCCTGCGGACAATCTGCGCACCGGGGATCTTCTTGAGGGCACGCAGCGAATTCCTGACCTTCATGGTGTTTCTCCTTTGGTTGGGTGTTTGGTTTAAAGGGCGTCGCTGAGTTCCAGGGGGTCGTCCCAGACGCCGAAGTCCTGCTTCATTTCAGCCTGGGTGAGTTGGCAACTGTCCAGGAGGTCGCGAAATTCCCGGGCGTCGATGTCCTCCGAACGGCCGGTGATCGCCAGCACAGTTCCACGGTCGCCGTGGCTGGGGTGCCAGTCCAGGACAGAGTCGACGTCGGCACCCGTCTTTCCGGGGTGTGCGTGGCCAGGTTCGGCCGAGTCCGCCAGCCATTTCCCGGTACTTTCGAGCCAGACCCGCGGCCCAATACCTTGGACGGCGATCCGCGTTTTCGGCGCGGATGCGATCCAAAGACGGCCACGCAGCCAGTGCGTTCCAGCCGCCAATTGGGGCAGTGCTTCACGGAAACGTCCCGGATGCAGCGGACGGCCCGCCCTGTGCAGCACCGTGCGGAAGGAACCCTCCGCTTCAATGACGGGCACCCGCACCACGCCGGGCCGGTTACGGGCCGCTGCCTCGGCGTCGTCGAAGCAGCCCGGCCGGTATTCGTCAGCGGCGCCAACAACGCCGGCATGGGACGCCAGCTGGCCGAGTAGTTCGACACCGAGCAGCCACTGCGCGGAACCTTCGCGAGGATCACCGGTGAGCACAGCCCCCAATCCAGGGTGCACCATGACGGTGTCCACCTGCCCGAACTCGCCGATCAGAAATTCTCCGCTGGTGCGCTCATCAGTGGGCATGGAGGTGAAACCGGATTCGAACAGCGTGTGACGGTCCCATATATGGTCGTCCAGGTCTACCGGGTCCAGGGCCAGCACGGCGTTGTCGATCACAGCCGGGCGACTCAGGCCACGCCGCAGCTCGGTAACGGCCATCCCGGCCGCAACGCCGGGCGGGAGGCCCAGCACTACGTGGTCGAAACCGCATGAGGCGAGACGTTCCGCCGTCGGGACTACGTCCAACCTGACAGTGCAGCTGAGGCAACCATGCTCCAGCTGTGTGGTTTCGCGCTCGAACAGCTGACCGTCCCGGTAGACGCGACGCAGGACCAAGGAGCCATCCAGCAGATCGTGAAGGACCACCACGGAGTTGGTGTGGGTTTGGCCGAGCCTGGCAGCGGCTGACTCCCGGCATTGACTGTCCAGTGAACTGACGACTGTGAGATGCATGCGTTTATTCTATTGAGAAGCATTCTCAATAGCAAATGACCGGCCCTCTCCCGTAAGGCCCCAGCAGCAACCTGTGTTCCCGCTGCATTAGACTTGATCCGACCGCTGGCGGCCCCACAGCGGGGAACCGTGCCCGGCAGAGACAAGACAATGAGGGGACTACGTGCAGATTGATTTTGCGCCATCCAGGCAATCGACACTGGGTGTGGAATGGGAGTTGGCGCTCGTCAATGCACGCACCGGGGAATTGGTATCAGTGGCCAACGACGTCCTGAAGGGCGTCGCAGCGAACCACCCCGACCTCAACGAGGACGACGAACACCCCCATATCAAGCGCGAGCTGCTCCTCAACACGGTGGAACTGGTCACCGGCATTTGCGAGACCGTCAAGGACGCCAAAGAGGACCTCAGCCGATCCCTCGCCGCCGTCCGTGAAGTCACCGATCCCATGGGCGTGGAAGTATTCTGCGCAGGCAGCCACCCGTTCAGCCCTCCCCTGCTCCAGCCCGTAACGGACAAGGAGCGCTACGCCAAACTGATCGAGCGGACCCAATGGTGGGGACGCCAAATGGTGATCTACGGCGTTCACGTCCACGTGGGCATCGACCACCGGGACAAGGTCCTTCCCATTCTGGACGGCCTGGTCAACTACTTCCCGCACTTCCAGGCCCTGTCTGCCTCCAGCCCTTACTGGGCTGGAGAAGAAACCGGCTACGCGTCACAGCGCGCACTCATGTTCCAGCAGCTTCCCACTGCCGGGCTTCCCTTCCAGTTCGAAACATGGGAAGCCTATGAGTCCTACGTCCAGGACATGTTCACCACAGGTGTCATTGATGCGACGTCGGAAATCCGTTGGGATATCCGGCCGGTGGCGAACCTGGGCACTATTGAAATGCGCATCTGCGACGGCTTGGCCACCCTTGAAGAAGTAGGCGCCATCGCTGCGCTGACGCAATGCCTGGTGGACGAGTTCTCCTCCATCCTCGACGCCGGCGGCAGCATCCCCACCATGCCCCCATGGCATGTGCAGGAGAACAAATGGCGTGCCGCACGCTACGGCATGGAAGCGATCATCATCCTCGACGCCGAGGGCAACGAGCAGTTGGTCACGGAGCACCTCGCGGAAACCGTCTCGCGGCTGGAACCCGTGGCAGCCAAGCTCGGCTGCTCGGAAGAACTGGCCGACGTCTTGAAGATCATCCAGCGCGGAGCAAGCTACCAGCGCCAGCGCCGCGTCGCCGCAGAACACAACGGAGACCTGCAAGCAGTGGTGATGGACCTCGTGCAACAGATGCGCAAGGGGCCTGACGCTTAGGCGAATTGCCACAGAGGCAGGTGACGCGATTGACGAGACTTACGGGGACTGCACTTTGCAGGACGCCTTCGACGGGTCTCGTTTCGTCCTAGGCGCCGAAGAGCTTCTTGCTGATGAAGTTGTTTCGCCTGGTCGATTTCGTTGGGTGTGCCGGCTTTGCGATTCTGCCATTCGTGCTGAGGGAAAACACCTGCGCCTTCACCGATGAACCCCAGAGCGGACGGTGCTGCATGCCCGCCGTCGTAGCCGGGGCCGCCGAGCCAACCGGCTTTGCGCTGCTGATAGCCGTTACGGTTCGCGTCGCCGACGAGGGTTGAGACGACATGGCCCTTGGCCGATACGGGGTGCCCGTCGCCGTCCATCGTGACCATGAACGTGTTCTGCAACCCACCATCGACCTGGACAACGACGTTGTACGTGACGTTGGGCACGGGCTTGTTCAGCTCCACGGACCAGGCACCTCTGACTCCGGCGTAAGTGTTAGCTGAACTTAGCCGTCCACCCGTGACTGGTGTCGTTCGTACTAGGCTCCGAAGAGCTTTTTGCTGATCTTGGCGAAGATGCCGGAAGTGGGCCATCGGAAACGACGCTGATCCACTGGTGGCAGACCTTCGGGTTGCGACAAAGAGGACTGCAAAGGCCGCAACGTCGTCAAGCGCAAGTTCAACACCTTCAAGCAGTGGCAGGCTCGGACTGTGCAGTAGGACATTCCCCCCACTCACCAGCCGCAGCGGCACGGTCCGCAGAGCCGATCGAGCATCCGGCTGCGAGCTCGAGGGGTCGGTCCCGACGACTAGTTTCGGCCATGGCGCCTGCCCTGATGGAGAAGCTCAGGCGGGCACTGACACCGTAGTCACCGGCATGGAGGAATCCGGCGCGAAGGAAACTCCACTGGGACTGATGCCGGCCATGATCAGCTGGGCACCAAGCGCAGCAACCATAGCCCCGTTATCCGTGCACAGGCCCAGCGGCGGAACATGCAGCGTGATCCCGGCGGAGGCACAACGCTGCCCAGTCAACTCGCGGAGCCTCGAGTTCGCTGCCACACCCCCACCGAGCAGGACGTCCGTGATGCCGTGCTCTTTGCAAGCCAGGACTGCCTTCGAACTGATGACGTCCACCACGGCTTCCTGGAACGCTGCGGCAATGTCTGCCACGGGGACTTCCTCGCCACGGGCTTCGAACTGCTCAACACACCGGGCCACCGCTGTTTTCAGGCCGCTGAAAGACCAGTCGTAGCGGTGCGGCCCCTTCTCCTCCGCCGTACCCATGTACTTGGGCTGAGTGAGTCCGCGCGGGAAACGGATGGACTTGGGGTTTCCTTGGTGCGCCAGCTTGTCGATTGCAGGCCCACCCGGGTAGCCGAGACCAAGGATGCGGGCCACTTTGTCATAGGCTTCACCGGCGGCGTCGTCGATGGTTGACCCCAGGAGTTCCACGTCATCCGTGATGCTCCGGATGCGCAGGATTTCCGTGTGCCCACCCGATACCAGCAATGCCCCGAGGTTCTCCGGGAGCTTGCCTGCACCCAAGCCGGCGGCAGCAACGGCGTCGTGCTTTCCTTCCGAAACCCGGTTGCCGTCCAGCAGTCCCACCCCAACGTGTGCCACCAAATGGTTGATCGCGTACAGCGGCTTGCCGGTGGCAACGGCCAGCGCCTTCGCGGCACAAACACCCACCATGAGCGCACCGGCCAGGCCCGGGCCGGACGTGACGGCTATGGCGTCGATGTCCTCCAAGGTGACACCGGCCTCTTGCAGTGACTCCTGCAAGGTGGGCACAAAGGCGTCCAAGTGCGCGCGCGAAGCGATCTCCGGGATGACCCCGCCAAAGCGGACATGCTCATCCATTGACGAGGACACGGTGTTGGTCAACAGGGTGGTACCCCGCACGATTCCAACGCCGGTCTCGTCGCAGGATGACTCGATGCCAAGCACCAGCGGCTGCTTCTGCTGTTCCGGAAATGGCCGGCTCACGCTGTGGCTCCTTCTTGGGACTCATGTTTGTTCAGTTCAAGACGCATGATCAGGGCATCGGTACCGTCCCGGTAATAGCGGGGACGCACGTGGATCTGCTCGAAGCCGAAGCGCAAGTACAGTTGTTGGGCGCGGGGGTTATCCGCCCGGACTTCCAGCAGGACGTCTGCCGCACGGCGGCGCCGCGCTTCATCAATCAGTTCCGTCAGGATGGCCGAGCCGATTCCCTTGCCTTCGAGTTCAGGCACGACGGCGATCGTCTGGACGTCCGCGATCGGCTCGATGCACATCAATCCGGCGTAGGCCACGATCTCCCCTGCAACCTCGGCCACCACATAGCGCCGGGTCTCGGGCTGGGCCAACTCATCGAAGAACATCTGCAGGGGCCACGCGTCCACGGGGAACAACCGGCGCTCCAAGGCCTCCACCGCCGGGATGTCGGCCTCCGTCATGTCGCGCAAGGAAACCCCGGCGAGTTCCAGCTTGGGTGACAGTTTCACAGTGCCCCTCCCATCACAACGCACGCTTCCTGGGTCCGGGCACTTGGGCGTCCGATTCGCGCAAGTACAGCGGAGTGGAGTCCAACAACGCCTGTCCGGCCGTGAGCTTGGCCAAAGCGAACTGGCCCAGCGACGCCGCATCCGGCTGCGTGGTGGCGAAATCTTCATCCGCTTTCAAGACATCGGAATACAAGCCTGCGCCTGCGCCGAACACCGGCAAGTCCGGAAGCTCGGAGGCGAAACCAACATGGGGGCCGTCCACAAGTTCCGGAAGCTGGCCGTCGTCCAATGTATAACGGGCCCAGTACACCTCTTTGCGCCGGGCATCCGTAGCAACAAGGAATTCGGGGGTGGCCGCCGTGGACTCCGCAACTTCCAACGCGATGGCATCCAGGCTCATCAGCCCGTACAAGGGCTTGTTCCACACGAAAGCGAGGGTGCGGGCGGTCGCAATGCCGGAGCGGAGTCCGGTGAAAGGGCCAGGTCCCACGCCGGTGACGATCGCGTCGATGTCCGCGCCCGTGACCCCCGCGCCAGCCAGAAGCTTCTGGATCCCGGGAGCGAGCACTTCGGCGTGGCTGCGGGTGTCCTCCGTGGCAAAGGATTCCACCACGCTTTCCATGGCATCGTCCGAAATCAGGGCCGCGCTGGCAACCGCTGAAGTATCAATAGCCAGGATCAGCATCAATTGCCTTCCACCAGGGCAGTAGTTTCAAGGAGTTGCGGCATTACGGCCCAACGGGGACCGAATCCCCGGAAAACGATAGTGCGGGGCTCGTCGTCGTCATCGGTATCGAAGTCCAACACGTCGCCGTCCGTTGCCGCTGCCGTGCTTTCCCCACCGACAGCTCTGAGCAGGTCAACCTCCAAACGGCTGTCCGAGAGGTGCTCCACACGGTCCCGGCCCCACTCCACAACGGTGACCGCTGTGTCCATGGTGTTCTCAAGATCGATGTCATCGATCTCCGCTGCCGAGTCCAACCGGTACGCGTCAACATGGACCAGGTCCGGACCACCCGGCCTGGGGCCATCGGCAAGATTGGGGTGGATCCTGACCAGCACGAACGTGGGCGAAATGATGCCGGCACGGACGCCCAGCCCCTCGCCGAGTCCCTGGGTGAACGTCGTCTTGCCTGCACCCAGTTCGCCGGTCAGGACCAGAAGATCCCCGGCCTCCAGCACCTCACCTAGAGCTGCTGCGAGCGCGTGCGTCTGTTCCGCCGTCGTGACCTTCAGCGTGCGCTCCCACTGTGGATTGCTCACAGCGCTGCCGTTTCGGCTTGGCCGCTGACGACCGCCGGTGCGTGCGGCTGTGCGGGCATTTCGTTGACGTAGCTGCGAGGGACCCGGGGGCTGATGCGCGTCACGATTTCGTAGTTGTTGGTTCCGGCGGCGGCCGCCCAATCATCCGCGGTGGGGCCGCCGTCGGCACCGTTGCCGAACATCACGGCCTCCGCGCCCTTGAGGCCTGCCGCCGCTTCAGGGGACAGCGGTCCCAAGTCGATGACCATCTGGTCCATGGCAATCCTGCCGACTACCGGGTAGTTGATGCCGTTCACCCGCACGGGGCCCCCGGTGGCAATCCTGGGGACGCCGTCAGCATAGCCCAGCGGCACCAGGCCCAGCGTGCTTTCCTCGATGGTCCGGTAGTTGAGTCCGTAGGAAACACCCTGGCCTTCGGGCACCTTCTTGCAGTTGGACAGTAGTGTCCGGACGGTCATGGCGGGATGCAGGCCAAGTTCAGCAGACGTTGCACCGTCAAAGGGCGACAATCCGTAAATGCCCAGGCCCACGCGGACCAGGTCGAAGTGGGAGTCCGGGCGGGACAGGGCTGCGGGCGTGTTGGCAATGTGCCGGACCTCGGTATCCACGCCGGCGTCCTCCGCCATGGCAAGGGCTTCGCGGAAAACGGCCAGTTGCTCATCGGTTTCCGGGCGTTCCGGCTCGTCAGCAACTGCGAGGTGCGAGAAAACGCCCACCACCCGCAGGAGGCCTTGGTCCTGGTATTCCATGGCCTGGCCCAACAACTGGTCCCAATCGGCGATGGTGCACCCGTTGCGGCCCAGACCTGTGTCCACTTTGAGGTGCACACGCGCCGGGCGCTCCTGTTCCCGGGCTGCAGCCACCACGGCTTCCAGCTCCCAGCCGGAAATTCCGACGTCGATGCCGGCGGCGACTGCCGCTTGGAAGTTGCTTTCGCGGGTGTGCAACCAGGCGAGCAGCGGGGCTTCGACACCGGCGGCGCGCAAGGCGAGCGCTTCGGAAATGTGGGCGACGCCCAGCCAGGCAGCTCCGGCGTCGAGGGCTGCCCGGGCAACCTGTACAGCACCGTGGCCGTAAGCGTCTGCCTTCACCACGGCCATAACAGCGGCCGGGGAGGCAATACCGACGAACTGACGAACGTTGTGCCGCACGGCGTCGAGGTCGATCACGGCGGAGCGTTCCAGCACCGCTGACTTTGCTATGGAGGCCTTCGACCCGATACCGATATCTGCAGCTGCTTCGTAAGTCACCCTAGAGATTCTAGTGCTGTCAGTGAACTCGGGTTAACTGCGGGCACCCCGCGCCCCTACTGTGCGTCCGACAAATGCGCGATGGTGGCCCGGGCTCGTCGTTGGGCCTCCGCCGGGATGTCCTTCACGATCGGTTCCAAAAAGGCGAAGCGCCGCAACCATTGACTCGACTGACGTTCCTTCCGCGCGTTCGCCCGTTGCCACCAGTCGGCGATGTCGCCCCACCCCGGTGCTGCCAGTGAGCCACCAACTTCCTGGACCGCCAAGGAGGCGCAAAGGTTCGCGAACCGTAGCCTGTCCCCCAATCTCCAGCCTGCCAGGCATCCCACAATGAAGGCCGCCCCGAAACAGTCCCCCGCACCGGTGGGATCGGAAGCCGATACGGGCAGTGACGGCACCCATTCCTCTTCCCCGGTTTCCGAATCCACTGCCACCGCGCCTTGAGGGCCAAGAGTTACCACGGCCACCGGGACGCGGTCAGCCAGCGAATACAACGCCGCCCACGGGTCAGCTTTTCCGGTGAACGCCATCGCTTCGGGAGCATTGGGCAGGAAGGCATGGAAGTTGGCCAGCTGGTCCAGCCGCCGCTCGGACCACTGCCCGGTGGGGTCCCAGCCCACCACGCCAAAGAGTTTGGTGCCTGCATCCTTCGCTGCGAGCATCCACGGTTCCATCTCCTCGCCTAAATCGGCGACGGCGGCGAGCGCCTTGGGTGGCTTCCCAATCAGTTCCGAGGAACTGATCGGGGCGGGGTGGCCGTGCGTGACCATGGACCTGTCCTGGTTGACGCACATGGATACCGTCACTGGTGAGTGCCAGCCGGGAACTCTTTGCGAGAGCGAGAGGTCAACGTGTTCCTGGCTTTCCAGGATCTGCCAGTTGTAATCGCCGTAGCCGTCGTCCCCGAAGGTTGCCGCGAGGTTGGTCCGCAAGCCCAGCCGGGAAGCGGCAATGGCCTGATTAGCAACACCTCCCGGGCAACTGCCCATGCCTTCGCTCCACACCTCCGTGCCGGGTTCGGGAGCGTGCGGAAGTCCGGTAAAAATGATGTCCTGGAAAACCGTTCCTGTCAGGAGGAGATCGCACTGGTGGTCCCCGTCCGACCGCACGGCAGCCAAGGGGTCGAATCGTCGCTGGGGCATAGCGTCCATGCACGGCAGACTACGCTGCACGTGCTGGGCTGCATAGACTCGGATCATGCGGCTCATGATCGCCGGCGGCGGCGGATTCCGGGTTCCCCTTGTGTACCGCGCCTTGTGTGCGGGTCCCTTTGCCGGGCTGGTAGATGAACTCGTCCTCTTTGACGTGGACGGCTCACGGCTCGCTGCCATGGAGGCGGTACTCCGCGACATGCCCGCCGACGAAGGTTCCGCTCCCGCCGTCGTGGTTTCCACGGACCTCGGGCAGGCACTCACCGGGACGGACATGGTGTTCGCCGCGATCCGTCCGGGCGGCACCGCCGGGCGGATCACGGACGAACAGATTCCCTTGGGGTTGGGGTTGCTGGGTCAGGAGACGACAGGCGCAGGAGGCATCTCGTACGCTCTCCGCTCCATTCCCCACATGTTGGAACTCGCTGCGGCGATGCGTCGCCACTGCCCCGATGCGTGGCTCATCAACTTCACCAATCCGGCTGGCATGGTCACCGAAGCGCTGGTTCCCATCCTGGGGCGCCGGGTGATCGGCATCTGCGACTCGGCCGGTGGCCTGGTCCAGCGCGCTGCCCGCGCTGCCGGTGCGCCCCTCAACGAAGGAACCCTCGACGGCGTGGGCTACTACGGCCTGAACCACCTCGGGTGGCTTTATCGGTTGGCGCCTGCTGGACGGGACCTGTTGCCCGGTCTGCTGTCCGACCGCGTTGCCCTGGAGACCATGGAGGAAGGGCGGTTGTTCGGGCAGCACACTCTGGAAAAACTCGGCTGCCTGCCCAACGAATACCTTTACTACTACTACCAAACGGCACAGGCCACCGAAGCCATCGGACAGCAAAGCGAAACCCGTGGAACGTCTATCCACCAACAGCAAAATTCGCTGTACCCAAGCCTTCTTCAGGATCCGCATCCGTACCGGCTGTGGGATGCCGCCCGACGCTCCCGCGAGGAAGGCTACCTGGCCGAAGCCCGGACGCACGGGGAGCAACGCGACGAGTCTGATCTCGCAGGCGGCGGCTACGAACGCGTTGCCCTGTCCGTCATGCGGGC
This genomic interval from Paenarthrobacter aurescens TC1 contains the following:
- a CDS encoding putative sugar kinase (identified by match to protein family HMM PF00294); its protein translation is MSRMIRVYAAQHVQRSLPCMDAMPQRRFDPLAAVRSDGDHQCDLLLTGTVFQDIIFTGLPHAPEPGTEVWSEGMGSCPGGVANQAIAASRLGLRTNLAATFGDDGYGDYNWQILESQEHVDLSLSQRVPGWHSPVTVSMCVNQDRSMVTHGHPAPISSSELIGKPPKALAAVADLGEEMEPWMLAAKDAGTKLFGVVGWDPTGQWSERRLDQLANFHAFLPNAPEAMAFTGKADPWAALYSLADRVPVAVVTLGPQGAVAVDSETGEEEWVPSLPVSASDPTGAGDCFGAAFIVGCLAGWRLGDRLRFANLCASLAVQEVGGSLAAPGWGDIADWWQRANARKERQSSQWLRRFAFLEPIVKDIPAEAQRRARATIAHLSDAQ
- a CDS encoding 6-phospho-beta-glucosidase (identified by match to protein family HMM PF02056) translates to MRLMIAGGGGFRVPLVYRALCAGPFAGLVDELVLFDVDGSRLAAMEAVLRDMPADEGSAPAVVVSTDLGQALTGTDMVFAAIRPGGTAGRITDEQIPLGLGLLGQETTGAGGISYALRSIPHMLELAAAMRRHCPDAWLINFTNPAGMVTEALVPILGRRVIGICDSAGGLVQRAARAAGAPLNEGTLDGVGYYGLNHLGWLYRLAPAGRDLLPGLLSDRVALETMEEGRLFGQHTLEKLGCLPNEYLYYYYQTAQATEAIGQQSETRGTSIHQQQNSLYPSLLQDPHPYRLWDAARRSREEGYLAEARTHGEQRDESDLAGGGYERVALSVMRALSGGGTAQLILNVPNSPVSAPAPAAEVAVPGLPADAVVEVPCQVTPDGALPLPQERPDGPFLTLMQHVKEVERLTIRAVVAGDREAAVQAFAAHPLVGSVPLGRQLLEGYEAAFPELSQLWT
- a CDS encoding putative ATPase or kinase (identified by match to protein family HMM PF02367; match to protein family HMM TIGR00150), giving the protein MSNPQWERTLKVTTAEQTHALAAALGEVLEAGDLLVLTGELGAGKTTFTQGLGEGLGVRAGIISPTFVLVRIHPNLADGPRPGGPDLVHVDAYRLDSAAEIDDIDLENTMDTAVTVVEWGRDRVEHLSDSRLEVDLLRAVGGESTAAATDGDVLDFDTDDDDEPRTIVFRGFGPRWAVMPQLLETTALVEGN
- the alr gene encoding alanine racemase (identified by match to protein family HMM PF00842; match to protein family HMM PF01168; match to protein family HMM TIGR00492) — protein: MTYEAAADIGIGSKASIAKSAVLERSAVIDLDAVRHNVRQFVGIASPAAVMAVVKADAYGHGAVQVARAALDAGAAWLGVAHISEALALRAAGVEAPLLAWLHTRESNFQAAVAAGIDVGISGWELEAVVAAAREQERPARVHLKVDTGLGRNGCTIADWDQLLGQAMEYQDQGLLRVVGVFSHLAVADEPERPETDEQLAVFREALAMAEDAGVDTEVRHIANTPAALSRPDSHFDLVRVGLGIYGLSPFDGATSAELGLHPAMTVRTLLSNCKKVPEGQGVSYGLNYRTIEESTLGLVPLGYADGVPRIATGGPVRVNGINYPVVGRIAMDQMVIDLGPLSPEAAAGLKGAEAVMFGNGADGGPTADDWAAAAGTNNYEIVTRISPRVPRSYVNEMPAQPHAPAVVSGQAETAAL